The sequence aacATCAATATATGTAGGAGGTTTAAAgtaattatttctatttttatttttttaaaaaaaaaaagtataaataatttactctttttttttaaaaatttaagttCTCATATTtctaaagaaattttaaaaacaaagttTTCAGTGTATGGTGAAATACAATCACTTGTTTTTGTAAAAGGTAAGGAAACAGGAATATCAGAAGGTTATGCATATattgaatataataataaagaagatgCTGTGAAAGCAATAGATGATTTAAACGACCAACCATTTGAGGGTAATCatttagaattattttagaaattatctaaaaaaaaagaaataaaatatgaaaaataaaaaaataaaaatttttaaactttatctaattcattttttattaaaacaattccttttcttttaaaaaaatataaaataaaaaatattttttattatgaaaataaaaaagcagaattaaattaaaacataaaataattatttaaaaaaaaacaaggaatttaattttttttttttttttttaataattttaaattggtttttatttgttagattatataaaataaaaaattgaataaataacTATAAAATGACTTTCTggatataataaaaaataatcattattaaaccAATTTGTTTGATTACATCTTTAGATTtgtactttttattttagaaaaaagaaCAACCTATTAcagataaaatttttttttttttataattttttttttttttatttttttatttttttattttttttttaaataaaaaggaaTCAGTTTATTGAACCGTTATATccttttttgtttaattgtgttttaaaattacccaGAGCGCATGGATTACTATAgttggtgaaaaaaaaaaaaaaaaaaaaaaaaagaaaaagaaaaaagggccgaaattaataaattttcttaatgagtaataatataaataataatgaattacaTAACCACCTGGAATCCAACCAAGAATccataaaataatattgaccCAGAAAACTACTGCGCATcctctttaaaaatttaaaaaaaaaaaaatttaaaaaaaaaaaaaaaaattatttcaaatattaatatttttttaaacatttaaaaaattacttggaaattgaaatattaaaaaataattaccttCTAATGAAAACAGCTAAAGGTGGGATAATGATACATAAAATGATCATacctattttttaaattaaataaataatgttaatatcctacattttaaatttttatttttattttttttatttttttttacataccAACTTGTCTTGAACCTtctgacatttttttttttatatatatgaaatttaaatataatttatatttaaatctaggaataattataatttaaaaaatactaGTTTGAAATGAAGAAATGCTTTGagtttaaatagtttttttaaaaaatcttaaaatacaaaaaaggtaaaaaaaaaaaaaaatagtaaaaataaaataaaataaaaataaaattaaaaaatgtttttatttttttttaatttatttttattttatttttggtagTAGAAAGCACACTAATCGTTCATTgaacatctttttttttgataaattattaattgtaaaattttaattattttaaattaaatttaattcattttaaaaaaaactttttcaatttcaatctACAAATGTGTGGTTATAACAAAGTTTAATGTTCAAATAAATTCACCAAGTAtgttcgaaaaaaaaaaaaaatatttgaataatttttttttttaaaattaaattaacataaaaaaaaaaaaaaaaaaaactaactTAAATtaggaaataataatgatccGACGtcattatatatttttctaAAAACTTGAATATTTAggtgtttttatttattttttttttttttaattatttattattttttttttaattatttttttttttttatttatttatttttttattttattttttttctaaaaaaaaaaagttggaaCAAtgtgaaaaataataataacattttgTATTACAtacaataatttatttgtaaaacttttttttttttttaaatattttaaaaaaagttttaattaatttcagaataaaaaaaaaaaaaaaaaaaaatctaattttagGATCAAATTTCAAACTATTTTTATACTTGTGTGAATCTCTCAAGAGTTTTAAAGACCAAACAAAACACAATGGtaacaaaagaaatttagACAAAactatctattttttttttaatcatctataaaataaatagaaaaaaaaaaaaaaaaaaagaaaaatattagtaataataaaaataataaaatttataatggtaataaaaaaaaaaataaataaatgtgctaataaaaaattaaaaataacccCACGTGCTAATAACAACTGGgggttctttttttttctttttttccatATCTATCTTCGAAAAAAGTTTcgaaattgtttttttttaataattaaaaaacaaacactgtttttttttttttttttttttttagaaaaaaaaataaaaataaaataataaaaaaaaataaaaattaaaaaaaattaaaaaaaaatacactCTTAACCTTTACAACCTTTATAAAAATAgccaaatattttattaattataataataatttttaacaatatttatataacatccaattttttttgatattttataataaaagttGATTTATCATGTACAATTAaggaaattgaaaataaaaataaacaataatttgaaatttaaatttaaatttaaatttttttttttttttttttttttttttaataatctattaatattctttatttCAACACACTCACAcactttttaattatttttttttttattaaataaaaaaaaaaaataaaaaagaaaaaaaaaaaaaccaaaaaaaaaaacccaaaattactctctttttctttctatGTTAACTATATTGCTATAATTATCGTTGTGAACACAACATTTtccttttatttatttattttttttttctgtaaataataacaatataaaataactgtacataatttaatttaataaactccttgtataaaataaaaacaataataataataatataataaaaataattaataaataattttaataataattaacaaactataaataaaaaaataaataaataagtaaaaaaataaaaaaataaattaataatataataaataaaatgaaaaataaaataattttattatggtTGTTATTAATAGTGATCCTATGtacaatttcaaatgtaAAAGGATGTGGTATGACAACACATAATACAGTGGCAAGAAGAGCATATAACTTCTCAAGTTTTGATGGTAACTAttaatgttaataaaaataatggggaaatcaaaaactaatttattttttttattttttattttttattttttttatttttttattttttatttttttttattattttcttttttttctttttttatttttttttaaaataggtTTTGAACAATATCAAAAATATGTTTCAGAGAATTTTGATGTATTTGATGCAGGTGCAGCATTCCCAGATTTTGGATATGATTGTGGTGGATTAGCAAATGAATCAGAAGCAGCACATTGGCCACCATTTTTAAGAGCAGCAACTAAATACTTATTAGAAACTTATCCCCAACCATGGAGTTTGGATGGTATTAGATTAGCAGTATTTCTTTTAGGTGTAACTTCACATCAAATTGCTGATATTTCATGGCATTCAATTGGTGGTATTCAACAAGGTTTAATTCGTGCTATGGCAGGTCAAGATTTTAATGGTACTTATGAATTAGCTCATGGCAATGCTGATGAAGGtggtgaatttgaattaGCTTATAATTATGATTTATCTTGGTTATCTGATAGTAagtataatatatatatatatatatattaaatatttagcatttatattaattattattattattattataaaatttagaaTGGTATGTGCCAATTACAGAtataaagaatatttttCATTCAATGAATTATCCAAgagttgatgatgaaaatttattaagaTGTAATGCAATATTGTATGCTGGTGCAATGGGTGTTAAGATTGGTGGTAGATTTTTCTATCCTGAAATTGCAAAGAAATCACCATTCTTGGTTGACCATTATCAAGATTATTTCATTGGTGGTTTGGATGATATGTCAATTTGGACATCATATTGTTGGCCAGTATTAATGGGTTGGATGGATGGCGAAGATATTGgtgatttttgttttattcaACCTGAtccaaataatgatgatgacaaTCAACATTTACGTTTACATCATAAacattcaatattaaaaaatggttcaaaaattaaagaagcattatcaaaatcaattttaaatgaaatgaaaattacaaataatggTAAAGGTGTAACTTTTTcattaccaaattcaatgGAAAAAGCAATTAatcaagttttaaataaatttaatcaaaatccAATTGGCacattattagaaaaatatttaccaaatttatttaataataaaaataaattttatcaagaaaatgaaaatgaacaaTATAATCATGATGAGGAggaattaaatattattgatattgatattgatattgaagaagaagaacaagaagaagaagaagataaaCCAATTAGAATGTTatcaaagaataataattttaaaaattatgaatatttaaatgataaaaagaaatcatcatcgtcaaaattaaaaaataaatctaaaaagaatataattaaattaaattcagattcaaatgatttaggAACTAATTTTACAACTATTTATGGTCAAAATATGTATTCTTATTTTGGTAAAGATATTAGAAGCAAAGATTTGAATGGTGATGgatttgatgatttaattatatcaTCACCAGGTTTTGGTGTGCCAGGTTCAATGCAAACTGGTTGTGTTTATTATATCATTTCAAATGGAAGTAGTGTTACAATtgatggtggtagtggtttcACATCAGAGTTTGATATTGATCAAGTTGCAACTGGTAAACTTTGTGGTAATGAAACTCATGCAAAATTTGGGTGGAATATTGATGtattagattttaatttagatggtatttttgatattattattggtgcACCATCTTCATCCAATGCAAATCTACAATATTTAGGTATGATATATATTTATCTTGGTGAAAAGAACAACCCTGCTGGTGAATGGAGTACAGAATCTGATTTACCAAGTATAACCATTCAAGGTATTGAATATGCTGATACTATTGGTACAGTTTTAAGAGTTGCCGATTGTAATGCCGATTCAAATGCAGATTTAATACTTGGTTCACCACATTCTGCTGGTGGTGGTACTCAACGTGGAACagttcaaatattttattcatCAAAAAAGAGAATCTCTGGTATTCCAATTAGTTTAAATGATGCAGATTATTATGGACATGGTGAAGTTGATTATGAATGGTTTGGTTATGAAATTAAGGTTGCAGGTCAAGGTGATAGTTCAACATTGTTGGTTGGTTCACCAAATTATCATGATGAAGAGACAGCAATTGTGAATATTGGTAAAATCACATCGTTCCCATataatgtaaatttaaattcctttgatttaaatccaaAGTTTGTTATGGTTGgtgttaataaaaatgataaacttGGCTATAGTTATAATATGGTAAATGGCTCTTTATTTGGTTTGGATAATGTCAATGATATTATGGTACTTTCATTACCAACGAGAGgatttggtgatgatttcGACCAAGTTGGTGAGGTGGTATTAATTGATATCGATAATCTATCAGGTTTCGTCGAGATTAAGAATGTAAATCTTTTACTCTCTATTAAAGGTACAACCAAATATTCAAGATTTGGTGAaagtttattaattggtaaattagAATCAACTGATGAATTTGCTCGTCTATTCGTTGGTGCTCCATTATGGACCGATTCAATCGATACTGGTCCTGGTTGTGTTTTCACTTTCTTACCAAATCAACACCTTACAAATGATCCTGcagttttaaaacaaaatataattaataatacaccAGTGGTTATCTATGATTCAACTCATAGTATCAAAACTTTTAGAATTGACGATGacagtggtagtagtggtggtagatcattcaataataaaagaaaagataGTAGATTCGGTTTTAGAATACTTTTATccgattttaataatgatggtaaaaatgatttaatagtTAGTGCCGATCGTGATTCTTCAAAAATATTAGAAGGTGGatcaattaatatatttcaataattggaaaaaaacatatatacattattattaacaataataataataataataataataataataataataataataataataataataataataataataataataataataataataataataaaataatagggaaaatcaaatacaattgtaaattaaatatttaaataaatttttttttttttttttttatttttttatttctttaaacaataattgataaattttgtttgtagataattatttttaaattgtttaaagaTTACAAAATACTTGTTGATTAAATTCTTGACAATATTGGACAccggttttaaaaaattcggAATAGGTATATCTAATACAATTGTTTTGATTGTGAGAGTAGTATTGATCAAAGTTTGTAGAATTACAAGTTACTTGATATGCTGTACTTTCACTAGTTAATAAGCATCTATTAATTGGTGTATATCTAATTGTTGTAAATGTTTGTTTCCAATTACCACCACATTCTCCTGTATAATCAAATACAACTAATGTATCTTTTGGAATTACAATTTCTGACGAATCAATAatagtatatatatatgaccCTGATAATTTACAATCCATTACACattcatcaattttaaaatgttcaATACTGTAAAAGGttctatattattatgaattttatattaatatcattattattatttattattattattttttattattattattaagaaaCTTACTGGCATCTATCTTCTGTATATGCagtttttgaaattgtacCATTGGCATAATCTACTCTGTagatgtaataataataattatcattatccaTTAAAAGGCACTCACCGACTACAACgaataattcattttcaatttcactgTTATCACAATCTTGAATTGATGATGACCAACTTGCAGATTGAGAATTACCACCATCAATATTACCTAAATTTAACATTCTTTCGTCTGTTGCAAAACTACCTGTTGACATTGGTCCTAAACCACTGGAATCAGAATCTCTACAACGATATTGATCATATTGGAATGTCTTTATTGAAATTACTGATTCACCActagataaataaaaattatttactgaaactaatattaaaactaaaaatgttaaaaatttcattttttatttctatcgattataaaatgatttctttttttttaatttatacttgccttaataaaaaaaaaaaaaaaaaaaaaaaatttaaaccgTAAATTATTTCCCACCAAGCGATAAAAGACgacctttttttattttttaaaaaatttaaattttaacattttaataaaaaaaaatatctccgggctcaatttttttttttttattaaggcaagtataaattattaataaaaaaaaaaaaaaaaaaaaaaggaaatttacaaaaactTTTACAACAacctctttttttattaacattatcaccaaaacaataaaaatttataaaatggCTACCTTAAAagataagaaaaaaaaaaaaaaaaaaaaaaatggtaacAAAAAATCGGGCATGTGTCTCGTTAGGAAATTGCAGGCGctctttaaatattttaagtAGTAGcgtaataatagtataatataatttttatttttatttttatttttttattttaaaaataattatataattaaatattacaaaATACTTGTTGATTGAATTCAGCACAATATTGAACACCAGTTTTATGTTCCATATCAGAATAATATCTAATACAATTGTTTTGATTGTATGAGTAGTATTGATTAAAGTTTGTAGAATTACAAGTTACTTGATATGCTGTACTTTCACTAGTTAATAAGCATCTATTAATTGGTGTATATCTAATTGTTGTAAATGTTTGATTCCAATTAACACCACATTCTCCTGTATAATCAAATACAACTAATGTATCTTTTGGAATTACAATCTCTGACGAATCAATAatagtatatatatatgaccCTGATAATTTACAATCCATTACACattcatcaattttaaaatgttcaATACTGTAAAAGTTTCTATAatatataatgataatgtttttatattaatatcattattattattatttattattatttttactattattattattattattattatttttaataagaAACTTACTGGCATCTATCTTCTGTATATCCagtttttgaaattgtacCATTGGCATAATCAATTCTGTagatgtaataataaaagtcaTCATTATCCAATAAAAGACATTCACCAACTACAAtgaataattcattttcaatttcactgTTATCACAATCTTGAATTGATGATGACCAACTTGCAGATTGAGAATTACCACCATCAATATTACCTAAATTTAACATTCTTTCGTCTGTTGCAAAACTACCTGTTGACATTGGTCCTAAACCACTGGAATCATCATTTCTACAACGATATTGATCATATTGGAATGTCTTTATTGAAATTACTGATTCACCactagaaaaataaaaattattattgaaaccaatattaaaactaaaaatgttaaaaatttcattttttatttctatcgattataaaatgatttcttttttttttttttttatttatactcacctttataaaaaaataaaaaaaaaaaattaaacccgaaatttctattatttcCAACCTACAACCAAACAGATAAGACGGAAAAGGTgacctttttaaaaaattaaattgttagGGATAAAAATTGAACTCATAATTTCCGAGccaaattttttaacaaaaaaaaaaaaattacaaaaacttTTCCTTTTTCAACCATTGCccaaaacttttttatcaaagttaaaaatcccatttcaattaatgatcactattcaaaaaaaaaatattcatttaataCCAATTTATAAGGAGTTATACAAAACTTATatagataatttttttttaaaaaaaaaaaaaaacaaaaacaaatattaaaagataatttcGGACACTATTTAGTGGAGcgtaaaatataatttaattttttattatttttttattttttatttttttaaaaataattaaaataattatataattaaacaTTACAAAATGCTTGTTGATTGAATTCTTTACAATATTGAACACCAGTTCTGTGTTCGATTTCAGAACTATATCTAATACAATTGTTTTGATTGTAAGAGTAGAATTCATTAAAGTTTGTAGAATTACAAGTTATTTGATATGCAGTATTTTCACCGGTTAATAAGCATCTATTAATTGGTGTATATCTAATTGTTGTAAAAGTTTGTTTCCAATTACCACTACATTCTCCTGTATAATCGAATACAACTAATGTATTTTTTGGAATTACAATTTCTGATGAatcaataatagtaaataaaTATGGTCCTGATAATTTACAATCCTTTACACATTCATCAATTTTGAAATGTTCAACTCTGGAAAAGGTtctgttttttattatatttattattattattttattaatattatttttattattattattttttattttattattattattattattattattattaatattattaataagaAACTTACTCGCATCTATCATCTGAATATGCagtttttgaaattgtacCATTGGTATAATCAACTCTGTAGgtgtagtaataataataatcaccATCCATTGGGAGACATTCACCGACTACAAcgaaaaattcattttcaatttcactgTTATCACAATCTTCAACTGATGATGACCAACTTGCAGATTGAGAATTACCACCATCAATATTacctaaatttaaaattctttcGTCTGTTGCAAAACTACCTGTTGACATTGGTCCTAAACCACTGGAATCATCTCTACAACGATATTGATCATATTGGAATGTCTTTATTGAAATTACTGATTTACCActagataaataaaaattatttattgaaaccaatattaaaactaaaaatgttaaaaatttcatttttttttttttttttttttttgtattgatataaaaagaaaagaggttattaaaattaaatgaaaaaaaaaaaaaaaaaaattgaattttcaaaaaaaaaaaaaaaatcacaaaaaaaaaaaaccatcaaaaaaatcacgaaaaaccatcaaaaaaaaaaatcattaaaaatccAATAATGACGAATCtttttgatatttataaACGCGTTTTTTTAGgtaatttttctttattttttctttttctttttttttttttaaaaaaaaaataatggcttttttaatattaatatcattattgtaaaatattatttgcaAATATTagattcttttaattataaaaaaaaaaaaaaaaaaaaaaataaaaaataattcgtTTAACTTTACTTTCaaccaatttttatttttaataattctaatatatttataaataattatttttcattcaatcaagatttcaaaaaaaaaaaaaaaaaaaaaaaaaaaaaaaaaaaaaaaaaaaaaaaaaaaaaaaaactaaattgaTTGTTTAAAAGGTGACAATTATTGGtttgaaaaatttgattttttttttttgtttagttGGATAGCTCAAATGGTtggataaatttgatttttttttttgaattggataacgcaattattaGTTGCTTCTCCTTGGATGCtagatctcattttattAGTAGTGTTTTTTACAGGGTCTCCAAAAGAGGGTtagtttacttttttttttttttttttttttttttttgaatttttttttttttttttttttttgaattttgaattgtattattacttttgattaaaatatcttttttgtccaaacttttttctaaatctttttttattttatcgtcGGCTTCAtgattgatgtttatgacatatttgaattgttttttttttatttgagtTTTGTCTACAATTTcgctttttttttgtgggcATTTGCAttgcttaatatttgtggtgttgtttgtAATTTTCATcttattttctttctattttttttattttactttaaaaAGTTAAGATTTATGAATggtatttaattgttttattgattttgagGCTGGTTTTGTCTCCATAGTCTTTCTCCTTTCTTTTGTTGCTCGTATTAtggtattattaattcaatgaTTACCATGTTGTGAtaagatttttaatttgattccTTAAatagtttgtttttttcgatctgattatttttttctttttcttgaaACCATAGTTTGTTTTTCCAGCTtagcaaaattttcaaaaccaaacaaaaaataaattacaataaagtaaaaagatggctttttaaaatagttcatttatttattaatttatttgttttataagtctttttatatgaaaaatgaaataatcaaaaaaagagattatttgttttttctaTCTGATTGAAggataaattttatttttttttgaatggaATAACGCAATTTTTAGTTGCTTCTTCTTGAGATATatctcattttattaattttattattacaggTGCCTTTTTAGGTtgtatggtttttttttttttttttttttttttttttttttttttaaagttgggTGTAGAGTGTGTTTAGTGATGTAATATATTTGTTGAGGTTTGATGGTAGTGCTACTGTGAGTAGTGGTGAGTTCCAATGTTTGCTAAATCTTTCGAGTTGTAGGGAGATgatgtttttgaatttttttatttggttgcttttttttcttgtctGATTAGTTTGCATATGTTGTTTTTTGTTCTATCCCAGGCTGTTGTTTGAGTTTTCTTTAGTTCGTGTGCTAGTAGTTGTTTTCTTAAGTTTTTGAGTGTTATTCCTTCAGGagaaattttataaatatttctaatttaattttaaaaaatataagcCTTAGTAGCTCAGTTGGTACGAGCGTGAGACTGAAGATCTTAAGGTCGCTGGTTCGATCCCGGCCTGAGGCAAAATTTCCTATTATCTTTAAGCAGATCGCTGGTTCGAATCCAGGGTTAGAGGCAGTGTTCCGACTGGGGAGGAGACAATTAGTCACACTTATGAATTCtcaaaaataacaaaacaaTAAACAAAATCATACCTATAATACCTTTCCACATGAAAAAAGACCATAAAGTTAACATAGACTACATTCATTCAAAATTTGATGAATCACTTTTTGAATGGTGTTATAAATCATTGGATTATCATCAAAAGACACACTTTGAATTTGTAACAAAAAGCGATTACagtaaacaaattaaaaatattaaaa comes from Dictyostelium discoideum AX4 chromosome 2 chromosome, whole genome shotgun sequence and encodes:
- the sigH gene encoding transmembrane protein, which translates into the protein MSEGSRQVGMIILCIIIPPLAVFIRRGCAVVFWVNIILWILGWIPGVIHALWVILKHN
- the pldG gene encoding glycosylphosphatidylinositol phospholipase D, which produces MKNKIILLWLLLIVILCTISNVKGCGMTTHNTVARRAYNFSSFDGFEQYQKYVSENFDVFDAGAAFPDFGYDCGGLANESEAAHWPPFLRAATKYLLETYPQPWSLDGIRLAVFLLGVTSHQIADISWHSIGGIQQGLIRAMAGQDFNGTYELAHGNADEGGEFELAYNYDLSWLSDKWYVPITDIKNIFHSMNYPRVDDENLLRCNAILYAGAMGVKIGGRFFYPEIAKKSPFLVDHYQDYFIGGLDDMSIWTSYCWPVLMGWMDGEDIGDFCFIQPDPNNDDDNQHLRLHHKHSILKNGSKIKEALSKSILNEMKITNNGKGVTFSLPNSMEKAINQVLNKFNQNPIGTLLEKYLPNLFNNKNKFYQENENEQYNHDEEELNIIDIDIDIEEEEQEEEEDKPIRMLSKNNNFKNYEYLNDKKKSSSSKLKNKSKKNIIKLNSDSNDLGTNFTTIYGQNMYSYFGKDIRSKDLNGDGFDDLIISSPGFGVPGSMQTGCVYYIISNGSSVTIDGGSGFTSEFDIDQVATGKLCGNETHAKFGWNIDVLDFNLDGIFDIIIGAPSSSNANLQYLGMIYIYLGEKNNPAGEWSTESDLPSITIQGIEYADTIGTVLRVADCNADSNADLILGSPHSAGGGTQRGTVQIFYSSKKRISGIPISLNDADYYGHGEVDYEWFGYEIKVAGQGDSSTLLVGSPNYHDEETAIVNIGKITSFPYNVNLNSFDLNPKFVMVGVNKNDKLGYSYNMVNGSLFGLDNVNDIMVLSLPTRGFGDDFDQVGEVVLIDIDNLSGFVEIKNVNLLLSIKGTTKYSRFGESLLIGKLESTDEFARLFVGAPLWTDSIDTGPGCVFTFLPNQHLTNDPAVLKQNIINNTPVVIYDSTHSIKTFRIDDDSGSSGGRSFNNKRKDSRFGFRILLSDFNNDGKNDLIVSADRDSSKILEGGSINIFQ